Below is a window of Penaeus monodon isolate SGIC_2016 unplaced genomic scaffold, NSTDA_Pmon_1 PmonScaffold_13822, whole genome shotgun sequence DNA.
cgttttgcatgtgcatgtgtgttatttgtgtctgtgtgtgtatgaactaataaaaacaaaaatgcaacgGCTTACCTTACACACTGCAACCAATATTTTCAGAAGTAGAAACCGCCCAGCATGACATTACATAACTGAGCAACGCTACAGCAGCCGGCCTCGCTGCTCTGGCTCCCTCCTTcgcgtccctcctcctctccctcgaccTCCATCCACACCACAGCGTCGCCGGTAAGGCCATAGTCCTTGAGCCTCCGGTCGTCCTGCATCTCGGCGCCTCCTGCAATGAACTGCACCTTGCTCGCGCTCACGCCCGCGTCCCTCGCCGCCTCCTCCTTGACCTGGCGCACGGAGCCCTCCTCGTGGACGACCATCTTCGTAACACTTCCCGAGTTTCTAGCCACAGTGAGGAGGGATTCCACGGCGGCACGGCGTACTGAACGAGGCTGGAAAACCCGCTCAGAAATCCCCATTGAAACGATCTTCCGCTTAAGGTGTTTGATCTTGGTCCAAGCGTGGACCTCGACGGCGTGCCGAGAACCAAAGGCGCCGACGTAGCTGATAATGAAAAGAGATGctgatggaaggaaaagagatgcTGATGGCGTAATGCCCAAGGCAATATTCCAGTCGGTACTTAGTATCAACGGACTTCTAGACTAGAAGTaactttttttatgatgaaataaGTACCTAGCAAAGAAATCGCCGATGATATTATCGAATGATCACACTCGCAGCGGAACATCATTAACATTCCTTATATGGCGGTATTGTTTTAAAGCTAAAGAATTGCTTCATGTTTTATCGATATTTACCTTAACTTCACAAAAACAAACTCAAAGATGAAGTTTAAATTATCCAATGTGGAAATTACAGACATCAGTGCATTACACTCATGAAATAgattacaaagaataataatcataatgataacaacgatgacgatatcataacaactacaataataataacaataataataatcctaataatagtaatagcagttataatagcaataatgatgataataccaatagcaataacaaaagcaaccaaacaaacacacaaataaattgaTGGTTAACCAGTGGCGTAATTGGTCAAACGTCCAATGACAAAATATTTACACTGCATTCATACAAATAAGATGATTCTACTGTATTGgtccccactttcctctctatggtcaaagccactatttccctttctactgcgaaatccactcgggctttatctagagggggcacaattaattaacgtcaagtgtgagctctcctgtatcactACCTGAGtcactcttgatgaacccacactacaaatataataatcataagaggggttactgatgatctaatttcagtcttagaggtaactgagagaagggtaatatcaaacaattgttaATCTtactttcttgatatattgaattataaatcattaaacttgtacaactaaaaaaacttaattgacacagaggtccacttctccactaatgtgtgtattcctttttatgtcttccttcctgaatcctttgtctgtacagactttcctcaaattccttcatttctttttcccgtatcagttcagaggattcctaaggatggcacctgctttacaatctggtggatctctccaaggacttctcaggagcaaacaccacaaaaccgaacaaaaacacaaaacacaaacccttctaaaaaaaagagaaacaatggttctattttaggaatgataaaacaataaaaggttcaataaaCTAATTTCTCGTAGGaacataactattttttttttttttttttttttttttttgttggatttcttggctatcaaccagcggcatgtggccaaggttattaagccaatggatcctatttattctgtcaatctagataaggtcataaagttttgtct
It encodes the following:
- the LOC119569272 gene encoding uncharacterized protein LOC119569272 → SRSPLILSTDWNIALGITPSASLFLPSASLFIISYVGAFGSRHAVEVHAWTKIKHLKRKIVSMGISERVFQPRSVRRAAVESLLTVARNSGSVTKMVVHEEGSVRQVKEEAARDAGVSASKVQFIAGGAEMQDDRRLKDYGLTGDAVVWMEVEGEEEGREGGSQSSEAGCCSVAQLCNVMLGGFYF